From Streptomyces sp. SCSIO 75703:
GAACTTCTCCGGCAAGCGCGGGGTGAAGGCGAGGCTCTCGCCCTCGCGTCGGGTGCCGCCGAAGCCGGCGACCAGCGCCATCCAGGTGCCGGCCAGCGAGGCGATGTGCAGGCCGTCGCGGGTGTTGTGCTCCAGGTCGGCCAGGTCCATGAGGGCGGCCTCGGCGGCGTAGTCGTAGGCGAGGCGCAGGTGGCCGGTCTGGGCGGCGACGACGGCCTGGCAGCAGGCGGAGAGGGAGGAGTCCCGTACGGTCAGCGGCTCGTAGTAGGCGAAGTTGCGGGCGAGTTGTTCCTCGTCGCAGGTGGCGTCGAACCAGTTCCCGCAGGTGTACATGGCGAGGACCAGGTCGGCCTGTTTGACGACCTGCTTGCGGTACAGGTCGAAGTAGGGGAAGTGCAGCAGCAGCGGGTACTGGTCGGCGCGGGTGCCGGCGAAGTCCCAGCGCTGGTGGCGGGTGAAGCCGGAGTGCTGTTCGTGGACGCCGGCCTCCTCGTCGTAGGGGATGTGCACGGACTCGGCGGCGTCCCGCCAGGCGGCGGCCTCCTCGTCGTCGACGCCGAGCCGTTCGGCCCGGTCGGGATGGCGTTCGCACACGTCGGCGGCGGCGATGAGGTTCGCGCGGGCCATGAGGTTGGTGTACGTGTTGTCGTCGACGACGGCGCTGTACTCGTCCGGTCCGGTGACCCCGTCGATGTGGAAGACGCCGTGGTGGTCGTGGTGGCCCAGGGAGCGCCACAGCCGGGCGGTCTCCACCAGGAGTTCCAGTCCGGTGTCGCGTTCGAAGTCGGTGTCGCCGGTGGCGGCGGTGTAGCGGACCGCGGCGTGCGCGATGTCGGCGCCGACGTGGAAGGCGGCGGTGCCGGCGGGCCAGTACGCGGAGCCCTCCGAGCCGTCGATGGTCCGCCAGGGGAACGCGGCGCCGGCGAGGCCGAGCTGGGCGGCGCGGTCGCGGGCGGCGGGCAGGGTGTCCTGGCGCCAGCGCAGCGCCTCGGCGACGGCCGTCGGCTCGGTGTACGTGAGGACGGGGAGCACGAACATCTCGGTGTCCCAGAAGGCGTGCCCGTCGTAGCCGGAGCCGGTCAGGCCCTTGGCGGGCAGCGCCCGCTGCTCGGCGCGGGCGCCGGCCTGCAGCACGTGGAAGAGGGCGAAGCGGACGGCCTGCTGGATCTCCTCGTCGCCGTGCACCTCGACGTCGGCGCGGGCCCAGAAATCGTCCAGGTAGGCGCGCTGTTCACTGACCAGCCCGTCCCATCCGCCGTGCGCGGCGGCGGCGAGCGCGGCCTCGACCTGGTCGCTCATGGCGGGCCGGGAACGGGCGCCGGACCAGCCGTGGGCGACGGTCTTCTGCACCCGCAGCGACTGCCCGGGGTCGAGCACGGAGGTGACCGTCAGCCGGGCCACGTCCGCGTCGCTCTCGGCGGCGGTGGTGGTGTGCCCGGGTCCGTCGACGACGTGGTCGGCGGCGACGGCGACCCGCAGGCCGCTGCGCCGGGTGCGGTGGACCAGGCGCAGCCGCA
This genomic window contains:
- a CDS encoding glycosyl hydrolase family 65 protein, giving the protein MITNRTYAVEPWSVRETALSLDLLAQSESVFALSNGHVGWRGNLDEGEPHGLPGSYLNGVHELHPLPYAEAGYGYPESGQTVINVTNGKLLRLLVDDEPFDLRYGRLRGHERVLDLRRGVLERSCEWTSPAGTTIRVRSTRLVSLTQRAIAAVEYRIEPVDSRTRVVIQSELVANESLPDPDGDPRAAQALQSPLEPEEHSAHGLRLRLVHRTRRSGLRVAVAADHVVDGPGHTTTAAESDADVARLTVTSVLDPGQSLRVQKTVAHGWSGARSRPAMSDQVEAALAAAAHGGWDGLVSEQRAYLDDFWARADVEVHGDEEIQQAVRFALFHVLQAGARAEQRALPAKGLTGSGYDGHAFWDTEMFVLPVLTYTEPTAVAEALRWRQDTLPAARDRAAQLGLAGAAFPWRTIDGSEGSAYWPAGTAAFHVGADIAHAAVRYTAATGDTDFERDTGLELLVETARLWRSLGHHDHHGVFHIDGVTGPDEYSAVVDDNTYTNLMARANLIAAADVCERHPDRAERLGVDDEEAAAWRDAAESVHIPYDEEAGVHEQHSGFTRHQRWDFAGTRADQYPLLLHFPYFDLYRKQVVKQADLVLAMYTCGNWFDATCDEEQLARNFAYYEPLTVRDSSLSACCQAVVAAQTGHLRLAYDYAAEAALMDLADLEHNTRDGLHIASLAGTWMALVAGFGGTRREGESLAFTPRLPEKFSRLAFRLQFRGRCVRVEVVADKATYTLLNGEPLTIRHHGVPVPLDDATPVTLAVPEPKRRITPEQPPHRVPGTGG